A region from the Aegilops tauschii subsp. strangulata cultivar AL8/78 chromosome 5, Aet v6.0, whole genome shotgun sequence genome encodes:
- the LOC109737520 gene encoding sufE-like protein 1, chloroplastic/mitochondrial, with translation MASAAATSAPLRLLSSSPLSRPLLSRPHLLILSRPVSFQRLAARSAASPTPSTSSSAPDPSPVDPAQLPPALRDIIALFQSVPDERTRYKQLLAYAARLPPMDPALKSDANRVRGCVSQVWVHAAPEAEAPGCVSFQADSDAQLTKGLAALLVLGLSGAPARDVAMVPVEFIELLGIRQSLSPSRNSGLLNMINLMKLKALEIAAGQEVTGGQEIRQERTETPAVEKEEPQFEAFGGQVHESSEAERPEEEEFEEEPAAVVEGNGSLGGGRKERIRDSLERGLSPVELKIEDISYQHSGHAGVAGSDGETHFNVRVVSKEFEGKSMLKRHRAVYDLLQDELKSGLHALSIDAKTPSEV, from the coding sequence ATGGCGTCCGCGGCCGCCACCTCCGCCCCGCtccgcctcctctcctcctcgCCCCTCTCCAGGCCGCTCCTGTCCAGGCCCCACCTGCTCATCCTCTCCCGCCCCGTCTCCTTCCAGCGCCTCGCCGCCAGGTCCGCCGCCTCCCCGAccccctccacctcctcctccgccccCGACCCCTCCCCCGTCGACCCGGCGCAGCTGCCCCCGGCGCTCAGGGACATCATCGCGCTCTTCCAGTCCGTGCCCGACGAGCGCACCCGCTACAAGCAGCTCCTCGCCTACGCCGCCCGCCTGCCGCCCATGGACCCGGCGCTCAAGTCCGACGCCAACCGCGTCCGGGGCTGCGTCTCCCAGGTCTGGGTCCACGCCGCGCCGGAGGCCGAGGCCCCTGGCTGCGTCAGCTTCCAGGCCGACTCCGACGCGCAGCTCACCAAGGGCCTCGCCGCGCTGCTCGTGCTCGGCCTCTCCGGCGCGCCCGCCAGGGACGTCGCCATGGTGCCCGTCGAGTTCATCGAGTTGCTCGGGATCAGGCAGAGCCTCTCGCCCTCCAGGAACAGCGGCCTGCTCAACATGATCAACCTCATGAAGCTCAAGGCGCTGGAAATCGCTGCGGGCCAGGAGGTGACTGGCGGCCAAGAAATCCGCCAGGAGCGTACTGAAACGCCTGCCGTGGAGAAGGAGGAGCCTCAGTTTGAGGCTTTCGGTGGGCAAGTGCATGAGAGTTCAGAGGCGGAGAGGCCTGAGGAGGAGGAATTCGAGGAGGAACCGGCTGCTGTTGTGGAAGGAAATGGCAGCCTTGGAGGTGGGAGGAAGGAGAGGATCAGGGATAGTTTGGAGAGAGGGCTTTCACCAGTGGAGCTCAAGATTGAGGACATTTCGTATCAACACAGTGGGCATGCCGGGGTAGCAGGTAGCGATGGAGAGACGCATTTCAATGTGCGGgtggtgtccaaggagtttgaggggAAGAGCATGCTCAAGAGACACAGGGCTGTGTATGATCTCCTGCAGGATGAGCTCAAGAGTGGGCTGCACGCGCTGTCCATCGATGCAAAGACACCATCTGAAGTCTAG